The Sander vitreus isolate 19-12246 unplaced genomic scaffold, sanVit1 ctg777_0, whole genome shotgun sequence genome contains the following window.
tgtaataccgcacctgctgtgccgattctccgaccaatctcccgctccattgtcccctcactcgcgaacaagaccccaaggtacttgaactccttcacttggggtaaggactcattccctacctggagaaggcactccatcggtttcctgctgagaaccatggcctccgatttataGGTGCTGATCCACTCCACatccgcttcacactcggctgcgaaccgatccagtgagtgctgaaggtcacaggccgatgatgccatcaggaccacatcatctgcaaaaagcagcgatgagatccccagcccaccgaactgcaacccctctccaccccgactacgcctcgatatcctgtccataaatactacaaacaggattggtgacaaagcgcagccctggcggaggccaactctcacctgaaacgagtccgacttactgccgagaacccggacacagctctcgctttggtcgtacagagattggatggccctaagaagggaccccctcaccccgtactcccgcagcacctcccacagtatctcccggggcacccggtcatacgccttcttcagatccacaaaacacatgtagactggttgggcatactgccaggctccctccaggatccttgcgagagtaaagatctggtccgttgttccacgaccaggatggaatccgcattgttcctcttcaacctgagattcgactatcgaccgaaccctcctttccagcaccttggagtagactttaccgggaggctgagaagtgtgatacccctgtaattggcacacaccctctggtccccccttttttaaaaagggaaccaccaccccggtctgccactccttaggcaccgtcccagacttccacgcaatgttgaagaggcgtgtcaaccaagacaacccctccacacccagagctttaagcatttctgggacggatctcatcaattcctggggctttgccactgtggagttgtttaactacctcagcaacctccaccagggaaattgatgccaatcccccctcatcctccagctctgcctctaccatagaaggcgtattagtcggatttaggagttcctcaaagtgctccttccaccgccctattacctcctcagttgaggtcaacagcatcccatccttactgtacacagcttggatggttccccgcttcccccctcctgaggtggcgaacggttttccagaagtaccttggtgccgaccgaaagtccttctccatgtcttctccgaacttctcccacacacgctgctttgcctctttcacggcagaggctgcagcccttcgggcccttcggtaccttgcaactgcctccggagtcgtctgggataacatatcccggaaagactccttcttcagtcggacggcttccctgaccaccggtgtccaccacggtgttcgcagggttaccgccccttgaggcacctaagaccctaagaccacagctcctcaccgcagcttcagcaatggaaactttgaacattgtccactcgggttcaatgccccccagcctccacagggatgcacgaaaagctccgcccggaggtgtgagttgaaagtctgtcggacaggggcctcctcagacgttcccaatttacccgcactacccgtttgggcttaccaggtctgtccagagtcttcccccaccccctgacccaactcaccaccagatggtgatcggttgacagctccgcccctctcttcacccgagtgtccaaaacatatggcctcagatcagatgaaacgattataaaatcgatcattgacctttggcctagggtgctctggtaccaattacacttatgagcatccctatgttcgaacatggtgttcgttatagacaatccatgactagcacagaagtccaacaaaaaacaaccactctggtttagatcagggaggccgttcctcccaatcacgcctctccatgtgtctctaTCATTACCCACAtgcacgttgaagtcccccagcagaactatggagtccccgactggagccccatgcaggactccactcaaggtctccaagaaggccgaatactctgaactcttgtttggtgcatatgcacaaacaacagtcagagttttcccccccacaacccgcaggcgtagggaggcgaccctctcgtccaccgggttaaactccaacgtagcggcgctcagccgggggcttgtgcgtatccccacacccgcccggcgcctcacaccctgggcaactccggagaagaaaagagtccaacccctatccaggagtatggttccagaaccaagactgtgcgtagaggtaagccccaccagatctaaccggtagcgctccacctcccgcacaagttccggctccttcccccacagagaggtgacattccacgtccccagagccagcctctgctgcccgggtctggtccgtcgaggcccctgaccttcactgccacccatgtggcagcgcacccgaccccagcggttcctcccacaggtggtgggcccatgggatgactagagtctctcctgactatatTCTttcctgactactagagtctctcctgactactatATTCTCTCCTGACTACTGGAATCTCTCCTGACTAccagagtctctcctgactactagagtctctcctgattagagtctctcctgactacaagagtctctcctgactactagagtctctcctgactagcgtctctcctgactaccagagtctctcctgactaccagagtctctcctgactaaagtctctcctgactagagtctctcctgactactagagtctctcctgactaccagagtctctcctgactactagaatctctcctgactactagagtctctcctgactagagtctctcctgactactagagtctctcctgactactagagtctctcctgactactagagtctctcctgactactagagtctctcctgactactagagtctctcctgactactagagtctctcctgactagagtctctcctgacaactagagtctctcctgactactagagtctctcctgactcctACAGTCTCTCCTGACTCCTACAGTCTCTCCTACAGTCTTTCCTAGAGTCTCACCTGACTCCGACTGTGGTCTGGATCAGAGTTGTGATTCCCACGGTGGTGAAAATGGTTCCCACCAGCTGGCTGATGGTGTTCTGGTCTTGGCCAACACACATTGCCTCGGCCAGGAGAAACGGCACCGCCACAGTGCCGCTGAAACACGTCAGGTAATGCTAAGCACAGAGAACAGGTGACATCAATCCCTTCTCTGATTGGACAAACACAAGACCCAATGGTCTGTCTTTGGTTCATGTCgtcaatctgcagctgctgagtCATGATTCACAACAGGACTGAAACAAAATTGTCCAAAATACCCCTGACATCATGGTCTGTATCCAGTGTCCTACCCGGACAAAAACTTTACTTAAAAACCAGAAGCACTGACATTAATATTTAAACTATTTTTCTATGGAATTGTATggatattttattttctgtttcataAATACAGTTCAGggatttgttttaatgatagTTTATTGGTTATTGTtgcttactgcgcatgtgtacAACCTCGAAAATAAAAGTGATTTAGTGCGTTAGGAAGCATATCAAAGTATAGGATATCAAAAGTATTTAAAACGTCTTTTTCTGaagtaatatatattaataccGGACAGTGCAAGTTCTGCTTTCGAATGTCAGAGAGGCTTAATATCAGCACAAGGTACATATACATGTAAACTTAATGCTGAATACTTTAGCGAATAATAATGCGTCAGTAAGtgacagtaagtcagtagtacacagtaagtcagtagtacaaagtacacagtaagtcagtagtacaCAATTAACCTGTAAACCTGAAGCAGCAGCACAGCTGGCACTAGTCTGCTAAATAtaaaaccatagaaataaaatgggcAGAAAGGACATTTCCTATCAAATTAACATAGCAGGATGGTCAGAGCGGCGGTCATTTTATCCACCATGTGTGAAGCCAGTGTTACCTGTAGTCCCAGGAGAATACACAGATACCAGGGCGGGACGTCTTCAATGGTGTAAATCATGTCTGAGCCCACCCGCTGCGCTCTTATTGGCCTGTTTGTTGTATCATCTTTCATCGGCAGAATAACTCTGTCTTTGTGGCTCTGCTCCTCTGCCAGGTGATCACGGCTCTGAttggacaaacagacaaacaaacctgTTAACTGAAAACTGTGAACCAGTGGTCACCAACTGTCGGACTCCAGTCCTAAACCGAACCGAACTGTGAGAAGCTTCCATCCGGACCACGAAGCCTTTTGAAATTATGTAAATAATACGTGAGTTGCATATCCACACGTCTCTGATTAGCTGCATCACAGCTGTTATGAACAACTCACAGCCCTCATCCTCTCTTGCTCCGagagcatcatcatcatcgctcAGAGCCAAAGAGACGTTAAGACTACCGTGGTGCCG
Protein-coding sequences here:
- the LOC144514942 gene encoding solute carrier family 23 member 1-like; protein product: MEDACKSRDHLAEEQSHKDRVILPMKDDTTNRPIRAQRVGSDMIYTIEDVPPWYLCILLGLQHYLTCFSGTVAVPFLLAEAMCVGQDQNTISQLVGTIFTTVGITTLIQTTVGV